Part of the Oceanivirga salmonicida genome, TTGAATACTCATATAATTTTAAACCATCTGTATCTAAATTATTAAAAGTTTTTCCTAATTTAGATTTATCTAATTTTTCTAAAAGATTTTGCTTTATCATTACTTCTATAAAATCTGTTGATGGTGAAACTATATCATATTGATCAGATGCCCCTGATAATAGTTTTGTCATTAATATATCATTAGTATCGTAGAAACTAACATTTACCTTTATACCTGTCTCTTTTTCAAAATTTTCTATAACTTTATCTGGAATAAATGATTCCCAAGTATATATATTTAAAGTATTTTTTTCTTCTTCGTTAGAACAAGATATTATAAACATACTCGTTATAATCATTATTAAAAGTCTAATCCATTTTTTCAATTAAAAATCACCTCACTTATTTTGCTAATTTAATTTCATTAAATATTTTTTCTTGTTTTTCTTTTGCCTCATCTGATAAACTAGATGGTAATTGTGCATTTTCTATAATTTCTTCTGCTGTAATTATAGGTTTTGTATCTGTTAATTCAGTTACACCTTTAATTACAGGTATTTGCCTAAATGTTTCAAATACATGAACATAATTTTCTGGTCTGTATAAATATTCTAAAAACTTATATGCATTTTCCTTATTTGGTGCAGTTGAAACTATTGCCATATTATCTATATACATCATAGCACCTTTTGGTAAGAAATATTCATAATTTTCTTCATGCTCGGTTTCATAAAACACATCAGGATAACCATGTGAAATTAAAAATTCTTCACTTGCTAAGCCTTTACCAAATGTTGTACTATCAAATTTTGCTAAATTTTTCTTAATCTTAATTAATTCTTCTTTAACTTTTTGTAATTCTGCATCATTACTAGAATCTGATTTATATCCTAAATGTTGTAGCATCATACCTATAACTTCACGACCATCATCTAACATAGTCATAGACCCTTTATATTTTTCATCTAAAAATATAGATAAATCTTTTTTATAATCTTTAACCTTAGATTTATTTACTGTAATACCTGTTGCAAAATACCCATATGGTATAGAATAATTAAGTCCATCATCATAAATCTTAGAAAATTCATATAGTTTTAATCTATCTGCATCTAAGTTTTCAAAGGTTTTCACTAATTTAGATTTGTCTAATTTTTCTAAAAAACCTGCATCTTTCATAATAGGCACAAAATCAGTTGATGGAGAAATTATGTCATATTGTTTACTCCCTGATAATAATTTTGCCATTAGTGTATCATTAGTATCATAAAAACTAATATTTACCTTTATTCCTGTTTCCTTTTCAAAACCTGCTATAACTTCATCTGGTATGAAGTAAATCCAAGTATAAATGTTTAACTCATTACTTTTTTCTTTGTTTCCCCCACAAGAAAAAACTGTTAGACATGCTAAACACATTAAAAATTTTAAAATTTTGTTCAATAAAAATCATCCTCCTTTTATTTATATAATCATATTTGATTAATCTATTTAATTCCCATAATAATATCTATTGCTAAATATGCATTATAATCTGGTATATATATATTTTGCATATTATTATATGCTGATTTTAATATATCTTTATTTGATTTATCTAAATTTATTATCTCTCTATTGTTATATGAGTAATAATTATTAGTATAAAAATATTTTGATAAACTATTATTTAATTCTGTAACTTTTTTTATATTTTCTACCTTTACATAACCAGTATTTTCAATAGCATTTTTCTTATCTGCTATATCTTTTTTAGCAAAAGAATATATATCTTTTGAATATTTATCTAAATTAGAAACTCCGTATACTATATTTTCATGTAAACCTAATTCTCTTAATATAGAAACTAATAAAGATAATTTATTAATATCTTTAGTTTTAAATTTCAAACTATGTGATACTATATACATTTCTTTTTTTACTTCTTTATAATTTGGATTATCTATGTTTCTATTTTCAGCTTTATATACTTCAAATTCAGCATTAGAATGCATTTTTCTAAGTTTATTTAATTTTGCTTTAGCTTTTTCGAATGACTGTTTACTATTTTTACCATTTTCTATGATATAAAGCGAAAAATCTTTGTTATAGTTTCCTTGCGAAGTTATACCATAATCATTTACTATATCTATATAATCGTTGCTAGTAATTCCCTTAACTCCTACTGTTAATCTAGTTTGATTTATTTTTTCAGTTTTATTTTTAACTTCTAAAACATTTCTAACTATTTTATTTGTTGTATAATTAAGTGTTTCTATATCTTCATATTTAATTTTTGCTAATTTTAATATGTCTTTAATCTTATTTAATGCTTTAACATTTTCAGTATTAGCATATTTAATACTTTTATCACTAGAAGTAGTTATATTAAAACTTATTTCAGCCATATCAGGCGTTATCATTTTAGATACCATAGATTTTATATTAAAATCTGATGAACTAGTAACTTCTTTTTTCCCATCATCTAATAAAAGAGTTACATCTAAATCATTTTCAACATATATCAAAGGTATTTCTAAATTAGGTTTTTTCTCAACATTTCTTGGTGCTGCTTTAAGTTCTGCTGATATTTCACGTTCATCATTTTCATCGTTATTTCTATATACTACCCTTTTATTTTCAGTTATATTTTTTATATTTTTTATCTTATATTCCTTACCAAGTAATAAAAGTGCTTTAGTTTTAGCCATATCTAATGATTCTTTATACAGTTTAATGTATATGTCTCTTAAATTAGACACCGTATAATCAATATGACCTTCTAAATATATTTCATTTTTATTGGCTATATCTAGCAAATCATTTAATTTTTCTAGATTATTTAATTTTAAAGAAATCTGATTTTTAACTACATAGTTATATTCTCTATCATATTCATTTTTTTCACTTTTATCAGCACCTGATAAATACATTTTACTATTTAGAATTTTTTCTATTTTTTTTAATTTTTTATCTATTTTATTAAGATTTTCTTTTTGAGTAGAACCTTTTTCAGTTAAGGTAAATACTAAGGTGTTATAATCTTTGTTATTATTATTTTTATTTGTATAAGAATAACCACTTATATCTGCTTTTATCAACTCAGATATTACATTTTCATATTCATTTACTTTAATATTTGTATGAAAAGATACTTTATTCGTAAATATTTTTTTTGGTTTTCCTACTGTATCATGTGTTTTAAAAAAATTAAAGTTCTTTGTTACTATATCGCTTACATTATATTTTTTTACTTGTTTCAAAAAATTTTCTATCTTATCATTGTTAATTTTTTGAGCCTTTTCTCTAGTTTTAGCTTTTGTTTCTACTGTAAAAACTATACTAGCCGTATCTGCTTTCACATTTTTAAAACTTTTATTATTAGTTTTAAATTCTACGGTATTGGCAAATAGCATAGGTGTTAGTAATAATAAAAGAGTAAATATTTTTTTATTCATAGTAATTTACCTCCTTAGCATTAAAATGCAGGTACTACTTCTCCATTATATTTTTCATTTATATATTTTTTAACTTTTTCTGATTGTAATAACTCAATTAATTTCTTTATTTTTTCATTATTTTCATTTTCTCTTAATACTGTTACTATATTAGCATAAGGTGAATCTTTACCTTCTACAAATATAGCTTTTTCAGGTCCTATTTTACTTGCCAAAGCATTATTTGTATTTATTACTGCTATTGTTGCTTCTTCTAATCTAGGCCCTATTTGTTCTGAGTTTAAAGTTGTTATATTAAGTTCAAAATTATATGTTTCTATATCTTCAACGTCTGAATCTAATTTAGAACTATCTTTTAATTTTAATAGTCCTGCATCTTGTAATAGTAATAATGATCTACCTCTATTAGTTGGATCATTTGGTATTAAAACTTCTATACTAGTTTCATTTTTTAAATCCTCTATACTTTTTATTTTTTCAGAATAAATTTTTAATGGTTCTAAATGTATACTTCCAGCACTAATCATATCTATATTATTTTCTTTTCCAAAAGAATTCATATATGGTATGTGTTGAAAGAAATTAGCATCTATACTTTTATCATTTAATGCTAAATTAGGTTGAACATAATCATTAAATACTACTACTTCTAACTTTATTCCTTCTTTTTCTAAATCTTCTCTTACTAATTCAACTATTTCTTTATGTGGTATAGGAGATACCCCTATTACTAATTTTTCTTTATTATCACTCCCACAAGCAAATAATACCACTGTTAAACAAATTGTTAATATTGTTTTTAAAATCTTTTTCATCTTATTTTCCCCTTTTCTTCTCTATATTTCTAACTAATTTTGTTCCAATAAATTGTATAATTTGTACTATTAAGATTATACATATAGTTGCCTTATACATAAGTTCTTTATCGCCTCTTTGGTACCCTTCTATTATTGCTAGATTACCTAGTCCGCCACCACCTATAATACCTGCTATCGCAGTATATGATACTAGCGAAATTAAAGTTAATGTTAATCCATTTATTATGCTAGGCATTGCTTCTGGAATTAATATTTTTAATATTATATCTTTAGGTTTGGCACCAATAGAAAGTCCCATTTCTATAAGACCATAACTAACTTCATTTAGAGCACCTTCAATTATTCTAGATATAAAAGGAGCAGTTGCTATTGACAATGGAATTATAAAGGCTGTTGTCCCGTAAGATTTTCCTACTATTGCTCTTGATAATGGTATAAGTAAAACTATTAATATAACAAAAGGTATAGACCTTGTTATATTTATTATTAATATATTTACAAATTTATGATACCATATTTTTTCTAATATTCCATTTTTTTTAGTTACTGATAATGATATTCCAATAGGTATTCCTATTATACAAGCCACTATCATAGAAACTATCAACATATACAATGTTTCCAATATTGAATTAATCATGTAAAACCTCCACGTCTATTTTATGTTCATTAAACCATTTTACTATTTCATCTGAACTATCTGTTTCAAATTGTACAATTAGATACCCAACTTTTTCTCCTTTTGATAGAGTATGTATACTTCCACCTAATATATTTATATCTATCCCAAATATTTTTGAAGCCTGTGATATATATGATTTATTTGCATGGGTTCCTAAAAAATGTAATATCCAAGTTTTAGAATTAGGCATTTCATCTTTTATTGTTCCTATTAGATTTCTAGTAAATTCTTCTTTAGGTTTAAGGAAAATTTCTTTTGTTTCGCCTTCTTCAATTATTTCTCCATCTTTTAAAACCGCTATTCTATCACACATTTTCTTTATAACTTCCATTTGATGAGTAATTATAACTATAGTTATGTTTAATTCTTTATTTATTTTTTTTAATAAATCTAATATATTATTAGCTGTTATAGGGTCTAGTGCTGACGTAGATTCATCTGATAATATAATTTCAGGCTCTGTTACTAATGCTCTTGCAATCGCAACCCTTTGTTTTTGTCCACCACTTAATTTACTTATATAGCTATCTTTTTTATCATATAATTCCACTAATTTTAAAACTTTTTCTATCTTCTCTTCTTTTTCTTTGTTAGTTAGCTTTTTATCTAATTCCAACGCTAAACTAATATTTCCATATACTGTTCTTGAACTTAACAAATTAAAATGTTGAAATATCATAGAAGTTTTTTTCCTTAAATCATATAACTCATTTTTAGTTATATTATTTAAAGATTTGGAATTAATTATTATTTCCCCATCATCTATATCTTCTAATTTATTTAAAAGCCTTATTAGTGTAGATTTACCTGCCCCAGATAAACCAATAACACCAAATATTTCTCCTTTTGATATATGCATAGTTATATTTTTCAATACTTTTTTATCTTCAAATGTTTTATTTACTTTATCTATTTTTATCATTTTTTCCTCCTATAAAAAAATCAGGCTATGTGCCTGATATAGTTTACAACTACGGCACACGCAAACTAGCTTGTGCCAAATATTACATTTGTTACAAGCTCAAACACATGTACATCATCATAAAATTAGTTGTAAATTGCATATATATTTCCTCCATTAATTTCAGTTGGTTGCTTAAATTATATACTTAATGACTTTATATTGTCAAGTTTTTTTTGTAGGAACATAAACAAATAAATATTAAAAAATTTAATTAAAGTATATAATAAAAAGTATAAATAAGGCTTTATTTATAAAAATAGAAGACCTTTAAACTTTCTAAAATTCTTTTGATTCCATTATATTTAATGAAACTAAATATGAAATAGCCATTATAAATAAAGAAATTACTAAATAAATACTATAATTTAATGAGTAAAGATTAACTATTTTTCTTAAGATTTCAATTTTTTTATAGTCAATAAATAAAGTTGTAAAAGAAAAAATAACAATAGCAAATAACATTACAGAAAATAATACTAATATTCCTTTATCTCTTCCAAATTTAAATATAAATGGTACTATCATAGAAAATAATATTGTAGAAATTATAAATGATATTAATATTATTAATATAATATTATCTGAAACAAAATTCTTATTTCCTATTACTTGTACACAAAGATTTAAAAATATTGCAATTATAAGCGAAAATATGTGTAAGTAGTATTTGCTTAATACAACTCTTTTTTTCCCGTTTAATACTGTAGCATAAATTAAAAAATTAGATTTTGTATCTTCTACAAAAGTAATAAGAACCATAGATAATACTTGTAACGAAATCAAAAAAGCACTTAATCCTATATTATTTTTCAATAAATATGATACACATAGAAATATTATCAAATTGAGTAATATATCTTTTTTTAACAGAATTATATCTTTTTTTATAAATCCTATCATTATACTCTTCCTTTCGATAATAAAAACATTAATTTTTCTAAATCTACATTTTCTACTATATAATCAGGATTATCTTTTAAAAGTTCATTTTTATTATTTATCAATACTTCCCAATGATATTTTGTAGATACTTTTGCTAAAATGGTTTTCTTATCTAACTTTTCAACTATATTTTCACTACATTTTAAAATACCATATTCATTTTTTATATCTTCAAAACAATCTCTCAATACAATACTACCATTATCAATCATAATAATATCATCTGCTATTTTATCTAAATCACTGGTAATATGTGTAGAAATGAAAATTGTATTTTCTTCATCTTTCATATATTCTAAAAATATATCTAAAATTTCTCTTCTAATAACGGGATCTAGCCCAGATGTAGCCTCATCAAAAATCAATAACTTTGGATTATAAGATAATGCAAATGAAATTTGTAACTTTTTTTTCATTCCTTTTGATAATTCTTTGATTTTTGAATTTAAAGGTAATTCAAATTTACTAATATACTGATAAAATAACTTAGAATCCCAATTTTTAAATATATCTTTTGCAACAATATCTAATTCTTTAACTTTCAATTCATCTGGAAAAAACATATCTTCAATGACAAAACCAACTTTTTCATTTAAATTATAATTTCTTCCTTTAGTATTTATATCAAATATATTTATATTCCCAGAATCAGGATGCAATATATCTAAAATCATTTTTATTACTGTTGTTTTACCTGCACCATTCTTTCCTATAAAGCCAGTAATATAACCTTTTTTTATTTCAAAACTTATATTACTAATTTCAAATCCACTCGAATATCGTTTAGATACACCCATTACTTCAATAGCATTATTCAAGACTAATCCTCCTTATACAATAATTCGAATAATTCTAAAATTTCTTCCTTATCCACTCCATATTTTTTAGATAACCCTACTACTTGTAATATATAACCTTCTATTTCTTGCATTTTAGCTTCATTTGCCAATGTTGTACTAGCAGAAGAAATATAACTCCCTTTTCCTTGTGTAGTAACTATATAGCCTTCTTCTTCAAGTTCATCATATGCTTTTTTTATTGTCATAATACTAATTTTAATATCACTTGCTAAAATTCTTATAGAAGGTAATTGTTCTCCATTTTTTAATTCTCCATTTAAAATTTGAGCAATTATATTATCTTTAATTTGCTTGTAAATAGGTTTACTACTAGTATTATTAATTATCATTTTCATATTTTTCTCTACTATTCTTTCTCTATTATCATACGTGTGTCATAGATTGTTATATGCTTATTATAACAGTATATAACAATTTGTCAAGTTTTTTATTATTGATTTTATTTTACTGCATTTTTTATAGGAATATAAATATTTTTAATGTAATTATAAATAAAATATTGTATAAAGTATCATAAGCCCTAATATAATTAAAACTAATACTTGTGTTGAAAAAGATGTTTTTTCATCTTTTTCTTTATTTACTCTCTTACCTTCTGAATAATATAACTTTTTTTCTTTTCCGTCTTTATAATATAAAGTTGCTTCTCCTTGTAATTTATCATCAACATAAGTTCTTTCTTCTCTATTACCATTTTTATAATAATAAATGGCTTTTCCATCTATTAAACCATCTACATATGTAAATTCTTCTTTATCTCCGTCATTAAAATAAGTTGTTGCTTTACCTTTTAGTTCTCCATCAATATATGTTCTTTCAATTTTATTTTCGTCATAAAAATAAGTTGCTTTACCTTCAACTATTCCATCTACATATGTAAATTCTTCTCTACTTCCATCTTTATAATATATTATTGCTTTACCCTGTAAAACTCCATTTACATAAATTCTTTCTTCTTTATCTCCATTTGAAAAATATAAAATTGATTTACCTTGCCTAACACTATTTTCATATGTAAATACTTCTCTTTCACCATCTTTGAAATATGCTGTTGCACTACCCTGTGCAACCCCATTTACATATGTTCTTTCTATTCTATCACCATCAATATAATAAAAAGTAGATTTACTTTGTCTAATACCGTCTACATATCTAAATACTTCTCTTTCACCATCTTTGTAATACATTGTTGCCTTGCCTTGTAATGCATTATTCACATATGTTGCTTCTTCTCTAACATTTTCATTATAATAAATAGTAGTTTCTCCTTGTGCTTTTCCATCTACATATGTAAATTCTTCCTTTTTAAAACCATTTTTATCATATAATATTGCTTTTCCATTTAACCTATTATTTTTATAAGTTCTTTCTTCATAATCTCCATTAACATAATAATAAATTGCTTTATCTTGTATATTATTATCTAAATATATAACTTCTTCTCTTTCACCAAAAGCATAAAACATAGTCCCTTTTCCTTGAAAAACACCATCTACGCTAATTCTTTCAATTCTATTTCCATTTTTATAATGAAAAATTATTTTATTTTGTGGTTCTCCGTCTATGTATGTGAACTCAGTTTTTTCTCCACTTAAATGATATAATATTGCTTTACCCTGTATAATGCCATCTACATAAGTTCTTTTCATTTTTTCCCCATTAGAGAAATAATAAGTTGATTTACCTTGTATCTTACCTGCTACATATGTAAATTCTTCCTTATCGCCATTTTTATAATAATATGTTGCTTTACCATGTCTTATTTCGTATAAATAAATATATTCTTCTTTATCTCCATTTGAAATATATGAAATTGCTTTACCTTGTGGTATTCCATCAATATATGTTAATTCTTCTCTACTTCCATCTTCATAATATATTATTGATTTTCCTTGTGGTATTCCATCGATATATATTAACTCTTCTCTACTACCGTCTTCATAATATATTATTGATTTTCCTTGTTTTTTACCATCAACAATATTAACAATTTCTTTAACTCTTTCATTTTCAGATTGTTTTTTAAAATTTTTCAGATTAGAGCAACTAATTATGCTTAACATGGTTAAAAATATTACTGCATATTTTTTCATTTTTATTTCTCCAATAATCTACCGTTCTTATATATTCTTTTTTCAGTTTTTCCATTTTTATAATAATAAGTGGCTTTTCCATCTATTAAACCATCCACATATGTAAATTCTAATTTATCTCCATTTGAATAATAATAAAAGGCTTTGCCTTGTGTAACTCCATCAATATAGTTGGCTTCTATTTTATCTCCACCTTTAAAATAATAAGTAGCTTTTCCTTGCTTAATATTCTTTATTACATTTACTATTTCTTTATCTCCATTAGGGTATTTGATTGTTTTTGAAAAAGTTATAACGCCTGTCATTGTTAATAATATTGTTATAATTTTTTCATTTTACTTTTCACTTATTAAATCTCTTTTTTTATATACTCTTCTTTTTATCTTATTATTTTTATATTTTATTTTTAATGCTTTTCCATCTTTAAAATAATAAATTGCTTCTCCTTGTAATACTCCATCTACATAATTTCTTTTTTCTTTAATTCCATTTGCAAAATATAAAATCGATTTGCCTTGTGCTACTCCATTTACATACGTAAACTCTTCTTTATCTTTATTTTTGTAATAATATGTTGCTCTACCTTGTAATTTTCCATTTATTATTTGAGCTTCTAATCTATCACCATTTTTAAAATAACAAATTGTTTTACTATGTACTTCTCCATCTACATACGTTTTTTCTACTTTATCTCCATTTGTAAAATATAAAACCGATTCGCCTTGAGCTTCTCCATCTACATATGTAAATTCTTCTCTATCTCCATCTTTAAAGTAAGTTGTTGCTTTACCTTGTAATACACCATTTATATAAGTTCTTTCTATTCTATCTCCATTTGAAAAATATAAAGTTGATTTACCTTGTAATACTGCATCAATATATATAAATTCTTCTTTATTTCCATTTGCAAAATATAAAATAGACTCACCTTGTACTATTCCATCTACGTACATAAATTCTTCTTTATTTCCATTTTTATAATAATAAGTTGCTTTACCTTGTAATACTCCATCTACATATGTAAATTCTTCTCTATCTTCATCTTGATAATATATTGTTGCTTCGCCTTGTTCTATTCCATCAACATATTTTTTTTCTTCTCTATCACCATTTTTAAAATAATAAGTTGATTTCCCTTGATTAACATTCTTTACTACATTTACCATTTCTTTATCTCCGTTGTCATATTTAATTATGTCAGAAAAAGTTATAATGCTTATCATTGTTAATAACATTGTTATAAATTTTTTCATTTTTAATTCTCCAATAGTTTTCCGTCTCTATACATTCTTTTTTCTGTTATACCATCTTTATAATAATAAGTAGATTCTCCCTGAATTATACCATCTATATACATGTATTCTTCTTTATCTCCATCATTATAAAACATAGTGGCTTTTCCTTGTTCTACTCCATCAAAATATATTGCTTCTTCATAATTATTGTTAGAGAAATAATAGTTTGTTCTACCATTTACTATTCCATCTACATAAATAATTTCTCTTTTATCTCCATTATTGTAAAATATAGTGGCTTTCCCTTGTACTATTCCAGCTACATAAGTAAATTCCTTTGTATATTCATTTGAATGAAATGAAGCTTTCCCTTGTACTATTCCATCTACGCATGTTGATTCTTCATAATCTCCATCAACAAAATAATACATTCTTTTTCCTTGAACTACTCCATCTACATAAGTAAATTCTTCTTTATCTCCATTTGAATAAAATATAGTAGATTTTCCTTGTTCTATTCCATCAACATATGTAAATTCTTGTTTATATTCACTTGAATAAACAGTAGCTTTTCCTTGTAATTGTCCATCTACATAAATTCTTTCTTCTTTAGTACCATCAGCATAAAATACCGTTGATTTGCCTTGTAACACTCCATCTATATAAATTCTTTCTACTTTATCTCCATTTGCCATGTATATATTTGATTTACCTTGCAGTAACCCATCTATATAGATTCTTTCTTCTTTAGTACCATTTGGAGAATATAAAATTGATTTACCTTGTAGTACTCCATCTACATAAATTCTTTCTTCTTTACTTTCATTTAAAAAATATAAAGTTGATTTCCCTTGAATTTCACCATCTATATATGTAAATTCTAATCTATAACCATTAGTAGAACAGTAAACTGCTTTACCTTGTAGTATATTATCTACATAATTTCCTTCCCATCGGTTTCCATCATGATAATATATTATTGCTTTTCCTTGCTTCATATCATCTATAAAACTGAATTCTTCTCTATTTCCATTTTTATAATAAATAATAGATTTATTTTGTATAACCCCATCTACATATGAAAATTCTTGTTTATATTCGTCTGAATAATAAAATGCTTTACCCTGTAACACATTATCTATATAATTTGATTCCCATCTATTTCCATCATGCGTATAATAAATAGATTCTCCTTGTATTTCCCCATCTACATATGTAAATTTCTCTTTATCTCCATTTGAATAATAGTAAGTGGCTTTACCTTGTTTAATCCCATTTTCTATATTTACTTCTAATCTATCTCCATTATCGTAATATTCTACTTTTTCCATACTTATAAAACTCCTATCATTTATATTTTATATAATTTACCATCTTTATATATTCTTTTTTCTATTTTACCATTTTTATAATAATATGTGGCTTTACCTTGTAATACTCCATCTATATATTTAACTTCTTCTTTATCACCATTCTTATAATATTTAATTGCCTTTCCTTGTAGTACTTCATTTATATAAGTTGCTTCTGTTATATCTCCATTTGAATAATAATAAATAGTTTTACCTTGTACTTTTCCATTCACATAATTAAACTCTTTTTTATCTCCATTTTTGTAAAAATAAGTTGATTTACCTTGTAAAACCCCATTTACATAAATAGCTTTTTGTATAATTCCATCATTAAAATAATTAATTATTTCACCATTTAAAACTCCATCTACATAAGTTGCTTCTGATTTCGTCCCATTTGAATAATAATAAATTACTTTACCGTGTGGTACTCCATTTACATACTTTAATTTCTTTTTATCTCCATTTTTATAATACTCTACTACTTCATCTTTAGGTATTCCATTTACATAAAATGATTCTTGCATGGTTCCATCAGAAAAATAATAAGTGGCTTTACCATCTAATACTCCATCTAAATATGTAAATTCCATTCTATTTCCATTTTTTAAATATTTTATTGCTTTTCCGTATAAAACATTATTTACATAAGTCCTTTTTTCTTTATCTCCACCTTTAATATATAAAATAGCATCACCTTGTATTTTACCATCAACAAATTTTATTTCTTCCTTATCTCCATTCAAAAAATAAAAAGTTGCCTTACCTTGTAAAACATTATTCACATAGGTTCTCTCTATTTTATCACCATTTGAAAAATATAAGATTGATTTGCCCTGTATTACACCGTCTACATAATTTAATTCTTCTATATCTCCATCTTCAAAATAATAAATTGATTTACCTTGTTTCACACCATTTACTACGTTTACTATTTCTTTATTTCCATTGTCATATTTAATTGTTTCTGGAAAAGTTAAAATGCTTATCATTGCTAAGACTATCATTAAAAGTTTTTTCATTTTTATTTCTCCTTATCAACTTAATTAATTATATCACCAGACAAAATTATATATTTTTTAAACTTATTTTTCAATAGGTTTTTATTAATTAATTTTAAATTGTATTCAAGAAAATAAATTTTTACTTAATACAAATTCTAAAATTTAATCATTTTTATTTACATAAAGAAACTCTTATTCATCCCAACTTTGGTGATATACTATTGATTTTTTCAATACTCCATCTACATATATTCTCTCTTCTTTTTCTCCATTTGAAGTATATAAAACTGATTTACCTTGTTTAACTCCATCTACATATGTAAATTCTTCTATATCGCCATTATCATAATAAAATGTTGCTTTACCTTGTGCTTTTCCATCAACATATATTCTTTCTAATTTTCCACTCTCAAAATAATAAATCGCTTTGCCTTGTATTACACCATCTACATAATTTAATTCTTCTTTATCTCCATTATCATAATAATATATTGCTTTACCTTGCTTTACACCATTAACTATATCTACTACTTCTCTATCCTCATTAGA contains:
- a CDS encoding extracellular solute-binding protein, with the translated sequence MNKILKFLMCLACLTVFSCGGNKEKSNELNIYTWIYFIPDEVIAGFEKETGIKVNISFYDTNDTLMAKLLSGSKQYDIISPSTDFVPIMKDAGFLEKLDKSKLVKTFENLDADRLKLYEFSKIYDDGLNYSIPYGYFATGITVNKSKVKDYKKDLSIFLDEKYKGSMTMLDDGREVIGMMLQHLGYKSDSSNDAELQKVKEELIKIKKNLAKFDSTTFGKGLASEEFLISHGYPDVFYETEHEENYEYFLPKGAMMYIDNMAIVSTAPNKENAYKFLEYLYRPENYVHVFETFRQIPVIKGVTELTDTKPIITAEEIIENAQLPSSLSDEAKEKQEKIFNEIKLAK
- a CDS encoding MetQ/NlpA family ABC transporter substrate-binding protein, which translates into the protein MKKILKTILTICLTVVLFACGSDNKEKLVIGVSPIPHKEIVELVREDLEKEGIKLEVVVFNDYVQPNLALNDKSIDANFFQHIPYMNSFGKENNIDMISAGSIHLEPLKIYSEKIKSIEDLKNETSIEVLIPNDPTNRGRSLLLLQDAGLLKLKDSSKLDSDVEDIETYNFELNITTLNSEQIGPRLEEATIAVINTNNALASKIGPEKAIFVEGKDSPYANIVTVLRENENNEKIKKLIELLQSEKVKKYINEKYNGEVVPAF
- a CDS encoding SIMPL domain-containing protein (The SIMPL domain is named for its presence in mouse protein SIMPL (signalling molecule that associates with mouse pelle-like kinase). Bacterial member BP26, from Brucella, was shown to assemble into a channel-like structure, while YggE from E. coli has been associated with resistance to oxidative stress.), coding for MNKKIFTLLLLLTPMLFANTVEFKTNNKSFKNVKADTASIVFTVETKAKTREKAQKINNDKIENFLKQVKKYNVSDIVTKNFNFFKTHDTVGKPKKIFTNKVSFHTNIKVNEYENVISELIKADISGYSYTNKNNNNKDYNTLVFTLTEKGSTQKENLNKIDKKLKKIEKILNSKMYLSGADKSEKNEYDREYNYVVKNQISLKLNNLEKLNDLLDIANKNEIYLEGHIDYTVSNLRDIYIKLYKESLDMAKTKALLLLGKEYKIKNIKNITENKRVVYRNNDENDEREISAELKAAPRNVEKKPNLEIPLIYVENDLDVTLLLDDGKKEVTSSSDFNIKSMVSKMITPDMAEISFNITTSSDKSIKYANTENVKALNKIKDILKLAKIKYEDIETLNYTTNKIVRNVLEVKNKTEKINQTRLTVGVKGITSNDYIDIVNDYGITSQGNYNKDFSLYIIENGKNSKQSFEKAKAKLNKLRKMHSNAEFEVYKAENRNIDNPNYKEVKKEMYIVSHSLKFKTKDINKLSLLVSILRELGLHENIVYGVSNLDKYSKDIYSFAKKDIADKKNAIENTGYVKVENIKKVTELNNSLSKYFYTNNYYSYNNREIINLDKSNKDILKSAYNNMQNIYIPDYNAYLAIDIIMGIK
- a CDS encoding methionine ABC transporter permease — encoded protein: MINSILETLYMLIVSMIVACIIGIPIGISLSVTKKNGILEKIWYHKFVNILIINITRSIPFVILIVLLIPLSRAIVGKSYGTTAFIIPLSIATAPFISRIIEGALNEVSYGLIEMGLSIGAKPKDIILKILIPEAMPSIINGLTLTLISLVSYTAIAGIIGGGGLGNLAIIEGYQRGDKELMYKATICIILIVQIIQFIGTKLVRNIEKKRGK